One part of the Phacochoerus africanus isolate WHEZ1 chromosome 7, ROS_Pafr_v1, whole genome shotgun sequence genome encodes these proteins:
- the LOC125130484 gene encoding olfactory receptor 6C3-like — MENHTRVTMFILAGLTDDPQLKVVLCIFLLLTYLLSITGNLIIILLTLVDIHLKTPMYFFLRNFSFLEISFTTTSIPKCLGMMVTGDKTISYNNCIIQLFFVFLFGASEFYLLAAMSYDRYVAICKPLHYTAIMNSKICIQLVLSCWIAGFFTVFVPLLLVLKLDFCASNIVDHFGCDPTPLLQISCSDTHLIETMGFVSAVVTLVITLVVVIMSYTYIVLTILKLPSSNQRKKAFSTCSSHMIVISLSYGSCIFMYVKPSVRQKTSFSKGVAVLSTTVAPLLSPFIYSLRNQQVKRAFVNMIHRIVSFSNR; from the coding sequence atggaaaaccATACAAGAGTGACCATGTTTATTCTAGCAGGTTTGACCGATGACCCACAACTGAAAGTTGTATTATGTATCTTCCTTCTTCTCACCTACTTGCTAAGCATCACTGGAAATCTGATCATTATCCTACTCACCCTGGTGGATATTCACCTCAAGAcccccatgtattttttccttcggAACTTTTCCTTCTTGGAAATTTCCTTTACTACTACAAGCATCCCTAAATGTCTTGGTATGATGGTAACTGGGGACAAAACCATTTCCTATAACAACTGTATTATTCAGctgttttttgtcttcctttttggaGCATCTGAATTTTACTTGCTGGCAGcaatgtcctatgaccgctatgttgcCATCTGTAAGCCCCTGCATTACACAGCCATCATGAACAGTAAAATCTGCATTCAGCTTGTCCTCAGTTGTTGGATCGCTGGGTTCTTTACCGTCTTTGTACCTCTCCTCCTAGTTCTAAAGCTTGACTTTTGTGCTTCCAACATTGTTGATCATTTTGGGTGTGACCCAACTCCCCTCCTGCAGATCTCCTGCTCAGACACACATCTCATTGAGACCATGGGATTCGTCTCAGCTGTGGTGACACTTGTGATCACTCTTGTAGTGGTGATAATGTCATATACCTATATTGTATTAACAATTCTAAAACTCCCCTCAAGTAATCAGAGGAAAAAAGCTTTCTCAACATGTTCATCTCACATGATTGTGATATCCCTTTCTTAtggcagctgcatcttcatgtatgTTAAACCTTCAGTCAGACAAAAAACATCTTTTTCCAAGGGAGTTGCAGTGCTCAGTACCACTGTTGCACCACTTTTGAGCCCTTTTATCTACAGTTTACGGAACCAACAGGTGAAAAGAGCCTTTGTGAATATGATACATAGGATTGTTTCTTTCTCAAACAGGTGA